In Saccharothrix syringae, the following are encoded in one genomic region:
- a CDS encoding TetR/AcrR family transcriptional regulator: MESPEPPWRAVPARPAVKPRLSRELIVRTGLDVLLAEGLDAVSMRRVAQALGTGPASLYAHVATKDELVELMLDRVLEDVPLPAPDPRRWRDQVKDLLRGQVRAMAAHPGIARVAWQVAVPVGPNALRHGEALLSLLRAGGLPLREAAYACDALSLYTKAFAYESSTWASGAVDHADVAARGRQIVEYMDSMPPGAFANMSRIGDLFTAETATERFEFGLDMLLNGLDR, from the coding sequence ATGGAGTCCCCCGAGCCGCCCTGGCGCGCCGTGCCCGCCCGTCCCGCGGTCAAGCCGCGGCTCTCGCGCGAGCTGATCGTGCGGACCGGCCTGGACGTGCTGCTGGCCGAGGGCCTGGACGCGGTGAGCATGCGGCGCGTGGCCCAGGCGCTGGGCACCGGCCCGGCCTCGCTGTACGCCCACGTCGCCACCAAGGACGAACTGGTCGAGCTGATGCTCGACCGCGTCCTGGAGGACGTCCCGCTGCCGGCACCGGACCCGCGCCGCTGGCGCGACCAGGTCAAGGACCTGCTGCGCGGCCAGGTCCGCGCGATGGCGGCGCACCCCGGCATCGCCCGGGTGGCCTGGCAGGTGGCCGTGCCGGTCGGCCCCAACGCCCTGCGCCACGGCGAGGCGCTGCTCAGCCTGCTGCGCGCGGGCGGCCTGCCGCTGCGCGAAGCCGCGTACGCGTGCGACGCGCTCTCGTTGTACACCAAGGCTTTCGCCTACGAGAGCAGCACGTGGGCCTCGGGCGCGGTCGACCACGCCGACGTCGCCGCCCGCGGCAGGCAGATCGTCGAGTACATGGACTCGATGCCGCCCGGCGCGTTCGCCAACATGTCCCGCATCGGCGACCTGTTCACCGCCGAGACCGCGACCGAGCGCTTCGAGTTCGGCCTGGACATGCTCCTGAACGGCCTGGACCGCTGA
- a CDS encoding NADPH-dependent 2,4-dienoyl-CoA reductase, whose protein sequence is MTEYPNLLQPLDLGFTTLPNRVLMGSMHTGNEDRAKDFDKLAAYFAERARGGVGLIVTGGFAPNREGWLYPFSAKLTNRREARRHTAVTQAVHDSGGRIALQLLHAGRYAHHPLSVSASALKAPISRFTPRALSDRGVRRQVDAFARATELAREAGYDGVEIMGSEGYLVNQFLAPRTNRRTDRWGGSPEHRRRFATEVVRRCREAAGPDFILVYRLSLLDLVEDGQSWDEVVSLGQEVEQAGATILNTGIGWHEARVPTIATSVPRAAFAGVTGRLRPHVGIPVVASNRINMPQVAEEVLARGDADLVSLARPFLADPEWVRKAATGRADEINTCIACNQACLDHTFALKKATCLVNPRAGNETTLRLLPTRRAKRVAVVGAGPAGLAAATALAERGHAVELFEAEDDIGGQFAIARRIPGKEEFAETIRYYRRRIEVTGVELHLGRRAGVDDLVGFDEVVLATGVAPRVPAIPGIERALSYVDVVRHGAEVGERVAVIGAGGIGVDVSEFLAHRPLDLDGWRAEWGVTDPALVRGGVTGPVPAAPARKVYLLQRKTTRIGRDLGRTTGWVHRAALRAKGVEQLTGVNYERIDDAGLHVTFGPGRERPRVLEVDAVVVCAGQEPVRDLVDALVGRGVAPHVIGGADVAAELDAKRAIDQGTRLAAGI, encoded by the coding sequence GTGACCGAGTACCCCAACCTGCTCCAGCCCCTGGACCTGGGCTTCACCACGCTGCCCAACCGCGTCCTCATGGGCTCCATGCACACCGGCAACGAGGACCGCGCCAAGGACTTCGACAAGCTCGCCGCCTACTTCGCCGAACGCGCCCGCGGCGGCGTCGGCCTCATCGTCACCGGCGGCTTCGCCCCCAACCGGGAGGGCTGGCTCTACCCGTTCTCCGCCAAGCTCACCAACCGGCGCGAGGCGCGCCGCCACACCGCCGTCACCCAGGCCGTGCACGACAGCGGCGGCCGCATCGCCCTCCAGCTGCTGCACGCCGGTCGCTACGCCCACCACCCGCTGAGCGTGTCCGCGTCCGCCCTCAAGGCGCCGATCAGCCGGTTCACCCCGCGCGCCCTGTCCGACCGGGGCGTGCGCCGGCAGGTCGACGCCTTCGCCCGCGCCACCGAGCTGGCCCGCGAGGCCGGTTACGACGGCGTCGAGATCATGGGCTCCGAGGGCTACCTGGTCAACCAGTTCCTCGCGCCGCGCACCAACCGGCGCACCGACCGCTGGGGCGGCAGCCCGGAGCACCGCCGCCGCTTCGCCACCGAGGTCGTCCGCCGCTGCCGCGAGGCCGCGGGCCCGGACTTCATCCTGGTCTACCGGCTGTCGCTGCTCGACCTGGTCGAGGACGGGCAGAGCTGGGACGAGGTGGTGAGCCTGGGCCAGGAGGTCGAGCAGGCCGGCGCCACGATCCTCAACACCGGCATCGGCTGGCACGAGGCGCGGGTGCCCACGATCGCCACCTCCGTGCCGCGCGCGGCGTTCGCCGGGGTCACCGGCCGGCTGCGCCCGCACGTGGGCATCCCGGTGGTCGCCTCGAACCGGATCAACATGCCGCAGGTGGCCGAGGAGGTGCTGGCCCGCGGCGACGCCGACCTGGTGTCGCTGGCCCGCCCGTTCCTGGCCGACCCGGAGTGGGTGCGCAAGGCCGCGACCGGCCGCGCGGACGAGATCAACACCTGCATCGCGTGCAACCAGGCGTGCCTGGACCACACCTTCGCCCTGAAGAAGGCCACCTGCCTGGTCAACCCGCGCGCGGGCAACGAGACCACGCTGCGGCTGCTGCCCACCCGCCGCGCCAAGCGGGTCGCGGTGGTCGGCGCGGGGCCCGCGGGGTTGGCCGCGGCCACCGCGCTGGCCGAGCGCGGCCACGCCGTCGAGCTGTTCGAGGCCGAGGACGACATCGGCGGCCAGTTCGCCATCGCCCGCCGCATCCCCGGCAAGGAGGAGTTCGCCGAGACCATCCGCTACTACCGGCGGCGCATCGAGGTGACCGGGGTCGAGCTGCACCTGGGCCGCCGCGCGGGCGTCGACGACCTGGTCGGGTTCGACGAGGTGGTGCTCGCCACGGGCGTGGCGCCGCGCGTGCCCGCCATCCCGGGCATCGAACGCGCCCTGTCCTACGTGGACGTCGTCCGGCACGGCGCCGAGGTCGGCGAGCGGGTCGCGGTGATCGGCGCGGGCGGCATCGGGGTGGACGTCAGCGAGTTCCTGGCGCACCGGCCGCTGGACCTCGACGGGTGGCGCGCCGAGTGGGGCGTCACCGATCCCGCGCTGGTGCGCGGCGGCGTCACCGGCCCGGTGCCCGCGGCGCCCGCGCGCAAGGTGTACCTGTTGCAGCGCAAGACCACCCGCATCGGCCGCGACCTGGGCCGGACCACCGGGTGGGTGCACCGGGCGGCGCTCAGGGCCAAGGGCGTGGAGCAGCTGACCGGCGTCAACTACGAGCGCATCGACGACGCGGGCCTGCACGTCACCTTCGGCCCGGGGCGCGAGCGGCCGCGCGTGCTGGAGGTCGACGCGGTCGTGGTGTGCGCGGGCCAGGAGCCGGTGCGGGACCTGGTGGACGCGCTCGTCGGGCGCGGGGTCGCCCCGCACGTCATCGGCGGCGCCGACGTGGCGGCCGAGCTGGACGCCAAGCGCGCGATCGACCAGGGCACGCGGTTGGCGGCCGGCATCTGA
- a CDS encoding HD domain-containing protein — translation MDFFTAPDSRAAAAALEVCQEYTEPWLLHHSLRAHAWAKAYAAQEDIAHDGELLYVAALLHDLALTAPFDSHELPFEEAGGHLAWVFAAGAGWGRARRKRLAEVIVLHMGDDVPAEDDPEGHLLQVAVSADVSGSRVGEFTPEFRAEVVERYPRLGFVEAFTARFADQAARKPGCAAAGLVASDWPRRVRENPLDLPAR, via the coding sequence GTGGACTTCTTCACCGCCCCCGACTCCCGGGCCGCCGCGGCGGCGCTGGAGGTGTGCCAGGAGTACACCGAGCCCTGGCTGCTGCACCACTCGCTGCGCGCCCACGCGTGGGCGAAGGCGTACGCGGCCCAGGAGGACATCGCCCACGACGGCGAGCTGCTGTACGTCGCGGCGCTGCTGCACGACCTCGCGCTCACCGCGCCGTTCGACAGCCACGAGTTGCCGTTCGAGGAGGCCGGCGGGCACCTGGCCTGGGTGTTCGCCGCCGGTGCCGGGTGGGGCCGGGCGCGGCGCAAGCGGCTGGCCGAGGTCATCGTGCTGCACATGGGCGACGACGTGCCGGCCGAGGACGACCCGGAGGGCCACCTGCTCCAGGTCGCGGTGAGCGCCGACGTGTCCGGCAGCCGGGTGGGCGAGTTCACGCCGGAGTTCCGGGCCGAGGTGGTCGAGCGGTACCCGCGGCTGGGGTTCGTCGAGGCGTTCACCGCGCGGTTCGCCGACCAGGCCGCGCGCAAGCCGGGGTGCGCGGCGGCCGGGCTGGTGGCGTCGGACTGGCCGCGGCGGGTGCGGGAGAACCCGCTGGACCTGCCCGCCCGGTGA
- a CDS encoding OsmC family protein: protein MTAEVSHSLNDVAIEAVGALVEAIGRDEAKARTTWAAHVTWTGGFRSEARVRGFDPTPSDEPAGLGGGDTAANPVEQLLSALGNCLAVGYAANATVAGIAIDRLTVDLKGDIDLRVFLGLAEGHAGFGSITARVHLDSPAPREALEELHRKVVATSPVGHTLRNPVPVDVELV, encoded by the coding sequence ATGACCGCAGAAGTCAGCCACAGCCTCAACGACGTCGCCATCGAAGCGGTGGGCGCCCTCGTCGAGGCGATCGGTCGGGACGAGGCCAAGGCGCGCACCACCTGGGCCGCCCACGTCACCTGGACCGGCGGGTTCCGGTCCGAGGCGCGCGTGCGCGGGTTCGACCCGACGCCGTCGGACGAGCCGGCCGGGCTGGGCGGCGGCGACACCGCGGCCAACCCCGTCGAGCAGCTGCTGAGCGCGCTGGGCAACTGCCTCGCCGTGGGCTACGCCGCCAACGCCACGGTCGCCGGCATCGCGATCGACCGGCTCACCGTCGACCTCAAGGGCGACATCGACCTCAGGGTGTTCCTGGGCCTGGCCGAGGGCCACGCCGGGTTCGGCTCGATCACCGCGCGCGTCCACCTGGACTCCCCCGCGCCGCGGGAGGCCCTGGAGGAGCTGCACCGCAAGGTGGTCGCCACCTCGCCGGTGGGGCACACGCTGCGCAACCCCGTGCCGGTGGACGTCGAGCTGGTGTGA
- a CDS encoding PhzF family phenazine biosynthesis protein → MATHPFRQVDVFGSAAYTGNPLAVVAAADDVTEEDMRRFARWTNLAETVFLLDPTTAGADYRVRIFTTTVELPFAGHPTLGSAHAWLAWGGRPVRDDVVVQECAAGLVEVRVAGDRLAFAAPPMTRFEPVAEPLAARVAAGLGVGRDAVLGCSWLVNRPEWIGVRLADAERVLALRPDPGVLAGLEVGVVGPHRAGAGADFEVRAFIAADGSVVEDPATGSLNAGLARWLVGEGVAPAGYVVAQGTAIGHAARLHVDVGGDAVWVGGEVRPGITGTVEI, encoded by the coding sequence ATGGCCACGCACCCGTTCCGCCAGGTCGACGTCTTCGGCTCCGCCGCCTACACCGGGAACCCGCTCGCGGTCGTCGCGGCGGCCGACGACGTGACGGAGGAGGACATGCGGCGCTTCGCGCGCTGGACGAACCTCGCCGAGACGGTGTTCCTGCTCGACCCCACCACGGCGGGCGCGGACTACCGGGTGCGGATCTTCACCACCACGGTCGAGCTGCCGTTCGCCGGCCACCCCACCCTGGGCTCGGCCCACGCCTGGCTGGCCTGGGGCGGTCGGCCCGTGCGGGACGACGTGGTCGTGCAGGAGTGCGCGGCGGGCCTGGTCGAGGTCCGGGTGGCCGGCGACCGGCTCGCGTTCGCCGCGCCGCCGATGACCCGGTTCGAGCCGGTGGCCGAACCCCTGGCGGCGCGGGTCGCGGCGGGCCTGGGCGTCGGGCGCGACGCGGTGCTGGGCTGCTCGTGGCTGGTCAACAGGCCGGAGTGGATCGGCGTGCGGCTGGCCGACGCGGAGCGGGTGCTCGCGCTGCGGCCCGACCCGGGCGTGCTGGCCGGCCTGGAGGTGGGCGTGGTCGGCCCGCACCGGGCCGGCGCGGGCGCCGACTTCGAGGTCCGCGCGTTCATCGCGGCCGACGGCTCCGTGGTCGAGGACCCGGCGACGGGCAGCCTGAACGCGGGGCTGGCGCGGTGGCTGGTGGGCGAGGGGGTCGCGCCGGCCGGCTACGTGGTGGCCCAGGGGACCGCGATCGGCCACGCCGCCCGCCTCCACGTGGACGTCGGGGGTGACGCGGTGTGGGTGGGCGGCGAGGTCCGACCGGGGATCACCGGGACGGTCGAGATCTGA
- a CDS encoding response regulator, which translates to MTTILVVDDDPQVLRVLRINLTAHGYDVHTAADGAAAVHEARNGADLVLLDLGLPDVDGVEVITLLRRSSTVPIVVLSARQGSADKVRALDAGADDYVTKPFGMDELLARVRAAVRRNARRTDRRPAAEPPVRTASFTVDLTAKKILRDGREVHLTPTEWGLLEVLVRAGGEVVDQVSLLERVWGPAYTSATHYLRVYLTQLRRKLEPEPSRPRHLLTEPGKGYRFRA; encoded by the coding sequence ATGACCACGATCCTGGTGGTGGACGACGACCCGCAGGTCTTACGCGTGCTGCGGATCAACCTCACCGCGCACGGCTACGACGTGCACACCGCCGCCGACGGCGCCGCGGCGGTGCACGAGGCGCGGAACGGGGCCGACCTGGTCCTCCTGGACCTGGGCCTGCCCGACGTGGACGGCGTGGAGGTGATCACCCTGCTGCGCCGGTCGAGCACCGTGCCGATCGTGGTGCTCTCCGCCCGCCAGGGCTCGGCGGACAAGGTGCGGGCCCTCGACGCCGGCGCCGACGACTACGTCACCAAGCCGTTCGGCATGGACGAGCTGCTGGCCCGGGTGCGCGCCGCGGTGCGCCGCAACGCCCGCCGCACCGACCGCCGCCCGGCCGCGGAACCGCCGGTGCGCACCGCCTCGTTCACCGTCGACCTGACCGCGAAGAAGATCCTCCGCGACGGCCGCGAGGTCCACCTGACCCCCACCGAGTGGGGCCTGCTGGAGGTCCTGGTCCGCGCGGGCGGCGAGGTGGTCGACCAGGTGAGCCTGCTGGAACGGGTCTGGGGCCCCGCCTACACCTCGGCCACCCACTACCTGCGCGTCTACCTGACCCAGCTGCGCCGCAAGCTCGAACCCGAGCCCTCCCGCCCCCGCCACCTGCTCACCGAACCCGGCAAGGGCTACCGCTTCCGGGCGTGA
- a CDS encoding PadR family transcriptional regulator, producing the protein MALEHAILVSLDERSGTGYELARRFAKSIGFFWAATHQQIYRTLKRMADLGWVSVREVAQHGRPDKKVYAVAGPGQAELRRWLAEPGGPEHFRHDLAVKVRGASLGDAAALVAEVGRHRARHAERLDAYLAMAAQDFPDPTTLTGRPLHQYLVLSGGIRTERAMVEWCDEVLTALREDTRP; encoded by the coding sequence ATGGCGTTGGAGCACGCGATCCTGGTGTCGCTCGACGAGCGCTCGGGCACCGGCTACGAGCTGGCCCGCCGCTTCGCGAAGTCGATCGGCTTCTTCTGGGCGGCCACCCACCAGCAGATCTACCGGACCCTCAAGCGGATGGCCGACCTCGGCTGGGTGTCGGTGCGCGAGGTGGCGCAGCACGGCCGGCCGGACAAGAAGGTCTACGCGGTGGCCGGGCCCGGCCAGGCCGAACTGCGCCGGTGGCTGGCCGAGCCCGGCGGGCCGGAGCACTTCCGGCACGACCTGGCGGTCAAGGTGCGCGGCGCGTCCCTGGGCGACGCCGCCGCGCTGGTCGCCGAGGTCGGGCGGCACCGCGCCCGGCACGCCGAGCGGCTCGACGCCTACCTGGCCATGGCCGCGCAGGACTTCCCCGACCCGACCACCCTGACCGGGCGGCCGCTGCACCAGTACCTGGTCCTGAGCGGCGGCATCCGCACCGAGCGCGCGATGGTCGAGTGGTGCGACGAGGTGCTGACCGCGCTGCGGGAGGACACCCGGCCGTGA
- the sigC gene encoding RNA polymerase sigma factor SigC, which produces MPISQGDDAVTEWAVAAGSGDRAALERFIRATQRDVWRLVAHLTDPGRADDLAQEVYLRVLRSLPNFEARSSARTWLLSIARRTVVDHLRAAGSRPAIAWSVDHEQAAERAAAPGRAGFEDVVELNLMLADLAPERREALLLTQVLGLSYAEAAEVCGCPVGTIRSRVARAREDLLRDQGNEGTNTG; this is translated from the coding sequence GTGCCGATCTCACAGGGTGACGACGCGGTTACCGAATGGGCAGTGGCGGCCGGGTCCGGCGACCGGGCCGCGCTGGAGCGGTTCATCCGCGCCACCCAGCGCGACGTCTGGCGCCTGGTCGCCCACCTGACCGACCCCGGCCGGGCCGACGACCTGGCCCAGGAGGTCTACCTGCGCGTCCTGCGCAGCCTGCCGAACTTCGAGGCCCGCTCGTCCGCGCGCACCTGGCTGCTGTCCATCGCCCGGCGCACCGTGGTCGACCACCTGCGCGCGGCAGGCTCCCGCCCGGCCATCGCCTGGTCGGTGGACCACGAGCAGGCCGCCGAGCGCGCCGCCGCCCCGGGGCGGGCCGGTTTCGAGGACGTGGTCGAGCTGAACCTGATGCTCGCCGACCTGGCCCCGGAGCGGCGGGAGGCGCTGCTGCTCACCCAGGTCCTCGGCCTGTCCTACGCCGAGGCCGCCGAGGTGTGCGGTTGCCCGGTGGGCACGATCCGCTCCCGCGTCGCCCGCGCCCGCGAAGACCTCCTGCGCGACCAGGGCAACGAGGGCACCAACACCGGTTAG
- a CDS encoding M28 family metallopeptidase encodes MSLKRTIPPAGALVLAAALLSPPVSTAAPVHSLAAPDISLANVQAHLNDLQSIATANGGNRAHGRPGYLASVNHLKAKLDAAGYQTSVQQFTSSGATGYNLIADWPGGDPNSVLMLGGHLDSVTAGPGINDNGSGSAGLLEVALTVARERLAPQKHIRFGWWGAEELGLIGSTYYVNNLPTTERSKIKGYLNFDMIGSPNPGYFVYSASGQPSGSLQIQQVLQAAFTVPTELTSVGGRSDHAAFARSGIPVGGTFTGAEVTKTAAQAQKWGGTSGVAFDRCYHRSCDTTGNIDATALDRNSDAIAIALWNLAGAGTPPGPRFENPEDVTIPDLSTVQSPIPVSGVSGNAPAALAVGVDITHTYRGDLVIDLVAPDGTAFRLKDSDNDSGDDVVTTYTVDASGEVANGTWVLRVRDVASADVGRINGWSLQF; translated from the coding sequence ATGTCCCTGAAGAGGACGATCCCGCCGGCGGGCGCCCTGGTGCTCGCCGCGGCCCTGCTGAGCCCACCGGTCTCGACCGCCGCCCCGGTCCACTCCCTGGCCGCGCCGGACATCTCCCTGGCCAACGTCCAGGCGCACCTCAACGACCTCCAGTCGATCGCCACGGCCAACGGCGGCAACCGCGCGCACGGCCGCCCCGGCTACCTGGCGTCGGTCAACCACCTCAAGGCCAAGCTCGACGCGGCCGGCTACCAGACCTCGGTGCAGCAGTTCACCAGCAGCGGCGCGACCGGGTACAACCTGATCGCCGACTGGCCCGGCGGCGACCCGAACAGCGTGCTCATGCTCGGCGGCCACCTCGACAGCGTCACCGCCGGGCCGGGCATCAACGACAACGGCTCGGGCTCGGCCGGCCTGCTGGAGGTCGCGCTCACCGTGGCGCGGGAGCGCCTCGCACCGCAGAAGCACATCCGGTTCGGCTGGTGGGGCGCGGAGGAGCTGGGCCTGATCGGGTCGACGTACTACGTCAACAACCTGCCCACCACCGAGCGGTCGAAGATCAAGGGCTACCTGAACTTCGACATGATCGGCTCGCCCAACCCCGGCTACTTCGTCTACAGCGCCTCGGGCCAGCCGTCGGGGTCGTTGCAGATCCAGCAGGTGCTGCAGGCGGCGTTCACCGTGCCGACCGAGCTGACCAGCGTCGGCGGGCGGTCCGACCACGCGGCGTTCGCCCGCTCGGGCATCCCGGTCGGCGGCACGTTCACCGGCGCGGAGGTCACCAAGACCGCGGCGCAGGCGCAGAAGTGGGGCGGCACCTCGGGCGTGGCGTTCGACCGCTGCTACCACCGCTCGTGCGACACCACCGGCAACATCGACGCCACCGCCCTGGACCGCAACAGCGACGCCATCGCGATCGCGCTGTGGAACCTCGCGGGCGCCGGCACGCCGCCCGGACCGCGGTTCGAGAACCCCGAGGACGTCACCATCCCCGACCTGAGCACCGTGCAGAGCCCGATCCCGGTGTCCGGGGTGTCGGGCAACGCGCCCGCGGCGCTCGCGGTCGGCGTGGACATCACCCACACCTACCGCGGCGACCTGGTGATCGACCTGGTCGCCCCGGACGGCACCGCGTTCCGGCTGAAGGACTCCGACAACGACAGCGGTGACGACGTCGTCACCACCTACACCGTCGACGCCTCCGGCGAGGTCGCGAACGGCACGTGGGTGCTGCGGGTCCGCGACGTCGCCTCCGCCGACGTCGGCCGGATCAACGGCTGGTCGCTCCAGTTCTGA
- a CDS encoding glycosyl hydrolase family 18 protein — protein sequence MRFSATPRRRSRWSATALALATAAAALTTPGAHAAPPAGFKSVGYLPSWAGSVNAVQYTKLTHINYSFALPNANGTLQAIPDTAKLTSLVNLAHANGVRVSLAIGGWNDGNDSAFEALAANATSRTTFVNSVVNTVNQYNLDGVDIDWEYPDPGTSAANFTALMGQLSTAMHSRGKLLTAAVVSGGGTAEGVQTAVFGHVDWLNIMAYDGGSPHANYDWSIASANYWKSRGLPAAKTVLGVPFYSRPGYYTYAQLVAMDPANANRDCTTVNGAQQCYNGLPTIRRKTQWALANAGGIMNWELSQDTTGSTSLLNAIYETAGGGTTPPGRTGPITGIAGKCVDVASANSANGTAIQLWTCNGTNAQTWTAGTDGTLRALGKCLDVTSAGTANGTTTQLWDCNGTGAQTWQAQADGTLRNPASGRCLDATGPSSADGTRLQIWDCTAGTNQLWRLP from the coding sequence ATGCGCTTCTCGGCAACACCCCGGCGTCGATCGCGGTGGAGCGCCACCGCCCTCGCCCTCGCCACCGCGGCAGCGGCCCTCACCACCCCCGGCGCGCACGCCGCCCCGCCCGCCGGCTTCAAGAGCGTCGGCTACCTGCCCTCCTGGGCGGGAAGCGTCAACGCCGTCCAGTACACCAAGCTCACCCACATCAACTACTCGTTCGCCCTGCCCAACGCCAACGGCACCCTGCAGGCCATCCCGGACACCGCCAAGCTCACGTCCCTGGTCAACCTCGCCCACGCCAACGGCGTCCGCGTGTCCCTGGCCATCGGCGGCTGGAACGACGGCAACGACTCCGCCTTCGAAGCGCTGGCCGCCAACGCCACCAGCCGCACCACCTTCGTCAACAGCGTGGTCAACACCGTCAACCAGTACAACCTCGACGGCGTCGACATCGACTGGGAGTACCCCGACCCCGGCACCTCCGCCGCCAACTTCACCGCACTGATGGGCCAGCTCTCCACCGCCATGCACAGCCGCGGCAAGCTCCTCACCGCGGCCGTCGTCTCCGGCGGCGGCACCGCCGAAGGCGTGCAGACCGCCGTGTTCGGCCACGTCGACTGGCTCAACATCATGGCCTACGACGGCGGCAGCCCCCACGCCAACTACGACTGGTCCATCGCCAGCGCCAACTACTGGAAGTCCCGCGGCCTGCCCGCCGCCAAGACCGTCCTCGGCGTCCCCTTCTACAGCCGCCCCGGCTACTACACCTACGCCCAGCTCGTCGCCATGGACCCCGCCAACGCCAACCGCGACTGCACCACCGTCAACGGCGCCCAGCAGTGCTACAACGGCCTGCCCACCATCCGCCGCAAGACCCAGTGGGCCCTGGCCAACGCCGGCGGCATCATGAACTGGGAGCTGTCCCAGGACACCACCGGCAGCACCTCCCTGCTCAACGCCATTTACGAGACCGCGGGCGGCGGCACCACCCCGCCCGGCCGCACCGGCCCCATCACCGGCATCGCCGGCAAGTGCGTCGACGTCGCCAGCGCCAACAGCGCCAACGGCACCGCCATCCAGCTCTGGACCTGCAACGGCACCAACGCCCAAACCTGGACCGCCGGCACCGACGGCACCCTGCGCGCCCTCGGCAAGTGCCTCGACGTCACCAGCGCCGGCACCGCCAACGGCACCACCACCCAGCTCTGGGACTGCAACGGCACCGGCGCCCAGACCTGGCAGGCCCAGGCCGACGGCACCCTGCGCAACCCCGCCTCCGGCCGCTGCCTCGACGCCACCGGCCCCAGCTCCGCCGACGGCACCCGCCTCCAGATCTGGGACTGCACCGCCGGCACCAACCAGCTCTGGCGCCTGCCCTGA
- a CDS encoding DUF1540 domain-containing protein, which translates to MTTTEMPAVSECTVTGCSYNHDVHCHAFAITVSGEDGAADCGTFIPLARKGGLPRAVAQVGACSRADCVHNRELECTAPGGIRVAPGEGGHDANCLTYDRG; encoded by the coding sequence ATGACCACCACGGAAATGCCCGCCGTCAGCGAGTGCACCGTCACCGGTTGTTCCTACAACCACGACGTCCACTGCCACGCCTTCGCCATCACCGTCAGCGGTGAGGACGGCGCGGCCGACTGCGGCACCTTCATCCCGCTGGCGCGCAAGGGCGGCCTGCCCAGGGCCGTCGCCCAGGTCGGCGCGTGCTCGCGGGCGGACTGCGTCCACAACAGGGAGCTGGAGTGCACCGCGCCCGGCGGCATCCGCGTCGCCCCCGGCGAGGGTGGCCACGACGCCAACTGCCTGACCTACGACCGCGGCTGA
- a CDS encoding DNA polymerase domain-containing protein, producing the protein MGEERDGVALTNLDQPLFDGADATKGDLVDYLDAVRDRIIPGLAGRPLSVVRVRPGQEPFVQKNLPKYTPAWVPSTTLWAETSRRQIRYALCDDRRTLLWFANQRAVEYHVTLGLAGALDHPTHLVLDLDPPEGAGFDAVVTAAGLVRRALDAEGLTGLVKTSGSKGVHVFVPVDGTDDDVAAATRALAARAERLDPATATTAFIKDDRGGRVFLDPTRAHGATVAAAYSPRIRPGATVSFPVTWDDLASVTPADFTVRTVPGLLGADDPWHGRMPAPQRLPEDLVAEGHTIPVARVQAMHEGKRRARALRGE; encoded by the coding sequence ATGGGTGAAGAACGCGACGGCGTCGCGCTGACCAACCTCGACCAACCGCTGTTCGACGGCGCCGACGCCACCAAGGGCGACCTCGTCGACTACCTCGACGCCGTCCGCGACCGGATCATCCCCGGCCTCGCCGGACGCCCCCTGTCCGTCGTGCGCGTGCGCCCCGGCCAGGAACCCTTCGTGCAGAAGAACCTCCCCAAGTACACCCCCGCCTGGGTCCCCTCCACCACCCTGTGGGCCGAGACCTCCCGCCGCCAGATCCGCTACGCCCTCTGCGACGACCGCCGCACCCTCCTCTGGTTCGCCAACCAGCGCGCCGTCGAGTACCACGTCACCCTCGGGCTCGCCGGTGCTCTCGACCACCCCACCCACCTCGTCCTCGACCTCGACCCGCCCGAGGGCGCCGGGTTCGACGCCGTCGTCACCGCGGCCGGGCTCGTCCGCCGCGCGCTCGACGCCGAAGGGCTCACCGGGCTGGTCAAGACCAGCGGCTCCAAGGGCGTCCACGTCTTCGTGCCCGTCGACGGCACCGACGACGACGTCGCCGCCGCCACCCGCGCCCTCGCCGCCCGCGCCGAACGCCTCGACCCGGCCACCGCCACCACCGCGTTCATCAAGGACGACCGCGGCGGCCGGGTCTTCCTCGACCCCACCCGCGCGCACGGCGCGACCGTCGCCGCCGCCTACAGCCCCCGCATCCGCCCCGGCGCCACCGTGTCCTTCCCCGTGACCTGGGACGACCTCGCCTCCGTCACCCCCGCCGACTTCACCGTCCGCACCGTCCCCGGGCTGCTCGGCGCCGACGACCCGTGGCACGGCCGGATGCCCGCGCCCCAGCGGCTGCCCGAAGACCTCGTCGCCGAGGGGCACACCATCCCGGTCGCCCGCGTGCAGGCCATGCACGAGGGGAAGCGGCGCGCACGCGCACTGCGCGGTGAGTGA